The following coding sequences lie in one Benincasa hispida cultivar B227 chromosome 6, ASM972705v1, whole genome shotgun sequence genomic window:
- the LOC120079671 gene encoding 30-kDa cleavage and polyadenylation specificity factor 30-like, producing MEDSEGVLSFDFEGGLDAGPTNPAATSSLPLNHSDSSAPPAASAVSNSLSGALGPAVSAEPPGASTGNVGNRRSFRQTVCRHWLRSLCMKGDACGFLHQYDKSRMPICRFFRLYGECREQDCVYKHTNEDIKECNMYKFGFCPNGPDCRYRHAKLPGPPPPVEEILQKIQHLGSYNYGSSNKFFTQRGVGLSQQNEKSQFPQGQPLVTQGVVTGKPSAAESANVPQQQGQQSAQQTSQTPIQSLSNGQPNQLNRTATSLPQGISRYFIVKSCNRENLELSVQQGVWATQRSNEAKLNEAFDSADNVILIFSVNRTRHFQGCAKMMSRIGGSVSGGNWKYAHGTAHYGQNFSLKWLKLCELSFQKTRHLRNPYNENLPVKISRDCQELEPSIGEQLASLLYLEPDGELMAVSLAAESKREEEKAKGVNPDIGSENPDIVPFEDNEEEEEEESEEEEEESFGQSVGLPPQGRGRGRGIVWPPHMPMGRGARPFPGMQGFPPGMMGPDGLSYGPVTPDGFPMPDIFGMAPRGFGPYGPRFSGDFMGPPTAMMFRGRPSQPGAMFPPGGFGMMMGQGRGPFMGGMGIAGTNPSRPGRPVGVSPLYPPPAVPSSQNMNRAIKRDQRGPASERNDRYIVGLDQNKGLEMPSSGRDDEMQYKQGSKAYSDEQYGVGTTFRNEESESEDEAPRRSRHGEGKKKRRGSEGDATAISNQ from the exons ATGGAGGATTCGGAGGGCGTTCTGAGCTTCGATTTCGAAGGCGGCCTCGATGCCGGCCCCACCAACCCCGCCGCCACCTCCTCCTTGCCCCTTAACCACTCCGACTCTTCTGCCCCGCCTGCCGCCTCAGCCGTCTCCAACTCCCTTTCCGGCGCCCTCGGTCCTGCTGTTTCAGCTGAACCTCCTGGCGCTTCAACCGGCAACGTCGGCAACCGGAGGAGCTTCCGGCAAACGGTTTGCCGGCATTGGCTCCGTAGCCTCTGCATGAAGGGCGATGCCTGTGGTTTCCTTCACCAGTATGATAAGTCTCGGATGCCCATTTGCCGGTTCTTCCGTCTCTATGGCGAGTGCCGCGAACAGGATTGCGTCTATAAACATACCAACGAAGATATCAAAGAGTGTAATAT GTACAAGTTTGGTTTCTGTCCAAATGGTCCTGATTGTCGTTATAGGCACGCAAAGCTGCCTGGACCTCCACCTCCAGTGGAAGAAATCCTTCAGAAAATACAGCATTTAGGTTCATACAATTATGGCTCCTCAAACAAATTCTTTACACAACGTGGAGTTGGATTATCCCAACAGAATGAAAAATCTCAGTTTCCTCAGGGTCAGCCCCTCGTCACTCAAGGAGTAGTGACAGGAAAACCCTCTGCAGCTGAATCTGCTAATGTCCCGCAACAGCAAGGGCAACAGTCTGCACAACAAACCAGCCAGACTCCGATACAAAGTCTTTCTAATGGCCAGCCCAATCAATTAAACAGAACTGCCACGTCTTTGCCTCAAGGAATATCTAG GTACTTTATTGTTAAAAGTTGCAACCGTGAGAATTTGGAATTATCTGTACAACAAGGGGTATGGGCAACTCAAAGAAGCAATGAAGCTAAACTTAATGAAGCTTTTGATTCTGCTGATAATgttattttgattttctcaGTCAATCGGACTCGGCATTTTCAG GGTTGTGCAAAGATGATGTCCAGGATTGGTGGATCTGTCAGTGGGGGCAATTGGAAATATGCACATGGAACTGCACATTATGGGCAAAACTTTTCACTCAAATGGCTGAAG TTATGTGAACTATCCTTCCAGAAAACACGCCATTTGAGGAATCCATATAATGAAAACTTACCAGTAAAG ATCAGTAGAGATTGCCAAGAGCTAGAGCCCTCTATTGGTGAGCAGCTGGCGTCTTTGCTTTATCTTGAGCCAGATGGTGAACTCATG GCCGTCTCACTAGCAGCAGAATCAAAACGAGAGGAGGAGAAAGCAAAGGGAGTTAATCCTGATATTGGAAGTGAGAACCCAGATATTGTCCCGTTTGAGGacaatgaagaagaggaagaggaagaaagtgaagaggaggaggaggagagcTTTGGCCAGTCCGTTGGTCTACCACCTCAGGGCAGAGGAAGGGGTAGGGGAATCGTGTGGCCCCCACATATGCCAATGGGACGTGGTGCCAGACCCTTCCCTGGAATGCAGGGTTTTCCACCTGGGATGATGGGTCCGGATGGGCTTTCTTATGGTCCTGTTACACCTGATGGATTTCCCATGCCTGACATTTTTGGTATGGCCCCTCGTGGTTTTGGTCCGTACGGTCCTAGGTTTTCCGGTGATTTTATGGGTCCTCCAACTGCTATGATGTTTCGGGGACGACCTTCTCAACCTGGGGCCATGTTTCCCCCTGGTGGATTTGGCATGATGATGGGTCAAGGACGTGGTCCCTTCATGGGTGGGATGGGGATTGCCGGTACTAACCCATCTCGACCTGGTCGTCCTGTGGGTGTGTCTCCATTGTATCCACCTCCTGCAGTACCCTCATCTCAGAACATGAATCGAGCTATTAAGAGGGATCAAAGGGGACCGGCCAGTGAGCGGAATGATAGATATATTGTGGGTCTGGACCAAAACAAAGGCCTAGAAATGCCAAGTAGTGGACGCGATGACGAAATGCAATATAAGCAGGGATCAAAAGCCTATTCTGATGAGCAATATGGAGTGGGAACCACCTTTAGGAATGAAGAAAGTGAAAGTGAAGACGAGGCACCTCGACGATCTAGGCATGGAGAGGGTAAGAAGAAGCGGCGAGGTTCAGAAGGAGATGCGACTGCAATCTCTAATCAGTGA
- the LOC120079956 gene encoding probable carboxylesterase 18 produces MSSSISACEISSSKLPWKYRLLLRLGTIITDACCRSNFTVNRWLTGILDWKIPPSTKPIDGVSSFDLTIDTSRNLWVRIFNPIIDGEHPNLQSVPVIFYFHGGGFVFSYADSALFHMAAHRLAKQLHAVVISVNYRLAPEFRCPCQYDDGFDAVKFIDETDEGILPEKADLSRCFILGESAGGNLGHHVAVRASEYTFKKLKLIGFIASQPFFGGEERTESEMRLRNQPPLSLRLCDWFWKAFLPEGENRDHAAANVFGPNGRDVSEVVKFPATVVFVGELDLLQDGQRKYYEGLKRMGKNVKMVEFPNAIHGFFAFWDLPQYSSMIKEMKDFIATEFHNSPPLIVHGSS; encoded by the coding sequence atgtcttCTTCCATTTCTGCTTGTGAAATTTCAAGCTCCAAACTTCCATGGAAGTACCGTTTATTACTCCGACTAGGTACTATAATCACCGACGCTTGTTGCCGATCCAATTTCACCGTCAACCGTTGGCTCACCGGAATCCTCGACTGGAAAATCCCTCCTTCTACCAAACCAATCGACGGCGTCTCCTCTTTCGATCTCACCATCGACACTTCCCGCAACCTCTGGGTTCGAATCTTCAATCCCATTATCGACGGTGAACATCCAAATCTTCAATCTGTGCCGGTGATTTTCTATTTCCACGGCGGTGGCTTTGTCTTCTCTTACGCCGATTCAGCCCTCTTCCACATGGCTGCTCACCGATTGGCCAAACAGTTACACGCCGTTGTAATCTCCGTCAACTACCGCCTCGCTCCGGAGTTCCGGTGTCCATGCCAATACGACGATGGATTCGACGCCGTGAAATTCATCGACGAAACGGATGAGGGAATCCTTCCGGAAAAGGCGGATCTGAGCCGTTGCTTCATTTTGGGGGAAAGCGCCGGAGGAAATCTAGGGCACCACGTGGCAGTGAGAGCGAGCGAGTACACGTTCAAGAAACTGAAGTTGATTGGTTTTATAGCGTCGCAGCCATTTTTCGGCGGGGAGGAGAGAACAGAGTCGGAGATGCGGCTGCGGAATCAGCCGCCGTTGAGTCTGAGACTTTGTGATTGGTTCTGGAAGGCGTTTTTGCCGGAGGGGGAAAATCGAGACCACGCGGCGGCGAATGTGTTTGGGCCGAATGGAAGAGATGTTTCGGAGGTGGTGAAGTTTCCGGCGACGGTGGTTTTCGTCGGAGAGTTGGATCTGTTGCAGGATGGGCAGAGGAAGTACTATGAAGGGTTGAAGAGAATGGGGAAGAATGTGAAAATGGTGGAATTTCCAAACGCCATTCATGGATTCTTTGCGTTTTGGGATCTGCCACAATATTCTTCCATGATTAAAGAGATGAAGGATTTCATTGCCACCGAATTCCATAACTCTCCTCCATTAATTGTTCATGGTTCTTCCTAA
- the LOC120080099 gene encoding U3 snoRNP-associated protein-like EMB2271, translated as MTKKKSLAPPKGAKKGKNFPLSKDPFFSSESRKRRKIVDDEIESGESDEDNGLVGVEDEEFEEETVDEKRKRVAIEYLEKIREIAKKEKEREDEEKDEDETGDEGEKDSLVAQILQQEQLEDSGRLRREIASKVQKPVAKDGFQFLIKHRQSVTAVALSEDDLKGFSSSKDGTILHWDVDSGKGEKYHWPSDEILRSHGAKDPQGRATKHSKVTLSLAVSSDGRYLASGGLDRHVHIWDTRSREHIQAFPGHRGPVSCLTFRQGTSELFSGSYDRTVKIWNVDDRAYINTLFGHQSDVLTIDCLRKERLLTVGRDRSMQLWKVPEESRLVFRAPASSLECCCFISNDEFLSGSDDGSIELWTVLKKKPIFIVRNAHSSSSSSTNLELKENGTIPNGCMGNGDVNHNTSHSLSAYSWVSSVSVCRNSDLAASGAGNGSVRLWALTSDKKDVRPLYDLPLVGFLNSLTFAKSGRFVVAGVGQEPRLGRWGRIPAAQNGVAVHPLKLS; from the exons ATGACGAAGAAGAAAAGCTTGGCCCCTCCTAAAGGGGCAAAGAAGGGGAAGAATTTTCCACTCAGTAAGGATCCTTTCTTCAGTTCTGAATCAAGGAAACGAAGGAAGATTGTTGATGACGAGATTGAGAGTGGTGAGTCAGACGAGGATAATGGGTTAGTGGGCGTCGAGGACGAGGAGTTTGAGGAAGAAACTGTtgatgagaaaagaaagagagtaGCAATCGAGTACTTGGAGAAAATTCGGGAAATTgcgaaaaaagaaaaggagagggAGGATGAAGAGAAGGATGAGGATGAGACTGGTGATGAAGGCGAAAAAGATTCACTTGTTGCACAAATTCTTCAGCAAGAGCAACTTGAAGATAGCGGAAGGCTTCGGAGAGAAATTGCATCGAA GGTCCAGAAGCCAGTAGCTAAAGATGGATTTCAATTCTTGATTAAGCACAGACAATCTGTTACAGCTGTGGCTCTATCCGAGGATGATTTGAAGGGGTTTTCATCGTCCAAGGATGGTACCATCTTACATTGGGATGTAGACAGTGGTAAAGGGGAAAAATATCACTGGCCTAGTGATGAAATATTGAGATCGCATGGTGCTAAGGATCCCCAAGGCCGGGCTACAAAGCATAGTAAAGTCACTTTGTCATTAGCTGTCAGTTCTGATGGTCGATATTTGGCAAGTGGAGGCTTAGACCGCCATGTGCATATATGGGATACTCGTTCAAGAGAGCATATTCAG GCATTTCCTGGTCATAGAGGACCTGTTTCGTGTTTGACTTTCAGGCAAGGGACTTCAGAACTTTTTTCTGGTTCATATGATCGAACTGTGAAGATATGGAATGTGGATGACAGGGCTTATATAAATACATTGTTTGGTCATCAAAGTGACGTATTGACTATCGATTGTCTACGGAAAGAAAGGTTACTTACCGTTGGACGTGATCGGAGTATGCAATTATGGAAG GTTCCAGAGGAGTCCCGTTTAGTATTTCGTGCTCCTGCATCATCCTTAGAATGTTGCTGTTTTATAAGCAATGATGAATTCTTATCTGGATCAGATGACGGCAGTATTGAGCTCTGGACTGTATTAAAAAAGAAGCCTATTTTTATTGTACGAAATgctcattcttcttcatcatcttccaCGAACTTGGAACTAAAGGAAAATGGAACCATCCCCAATGGTTGTATGG GAAATGGGGATGTCAATCATAATACCTCTCACAGTTTGTCAGCATACTCTTGGGTAAGCTCAGTCTCAGTATGTAGAAACAGTGACCTTGCTGCATCGGGTGCTGGAAACGGTTCTGTTCGTTTATGGGCTCTCACAAGTGATAAGAAAGATGTTCGACCATTATATGACCTCCCTCTG gTTGGATTTTTGAACTCCTTGACTTTTGCCAAATCTGGAAGGTTTGTGGTGGCTGGAGTTGGGCAG GAACCTCGTTTAGGAAGGTGGGGGCGAATCCCAGCTGCTCAGAATGGAGTTGCAGTTCACCCCCTTAAGCTCTCATGA